Proteins co-encoded in one Alphaproteobacteria bacterium genomic window:
- the secA gene encoding preprotein translocase subunit SecA, with the protein MLGTIAKKLFGSANERLVRSLQHEVDAINALEPEFAALTDDQLRAKTDELRMKATNGVGIDKLLVPAFAIVREASKRTLGLRHFDVQLIGGIVQHKGMISEMKTGEGKTLVATLSAYLNALTGKGVHIVTVNDYLARRDAEWMGKIFNFLGLTVGVIHHGLDDNERQEAYNCDITYATNNELGFDYLRDNMKYSREEMVQRPFNFAIIDEVDSILVDEARTPLIISGPTEDNSELYKQVNRLIPKISEADYDKDEKSRSVTLNDQGVAKIEELLVAANLMQEGTSLYDIANVQLVHHVNQALKAHVLFRLDTDYIVKDDKVIIIDEFTGRMMEGRRYSEGLHQALEAKEGVSIQNENQTLASITFQNYFRLYPKLAGMTGTAMTEAAELNDIYRLDVVEIPTNVPVARKDMDDEIYRTGEERDTAVVALIKECHARKQPVLVGTVSIEKSEDFSKRLKKEKIPHQVLNARYHEQEAYIIAQAGRPGAVTIATNMAGRGTDIKLGGNAELRIKQELGETHDEAAAQKIYDEVARDKEVVREAGGLFVIATERHESRRIDNQLRGRSGRQGDPGASKFFLSLQDDLMRIFGSERIDSVLQKLGLKEGEAIFHPWMNKAIERAQTKVEQRNYEMRKTLLKFDDVMNDQRKVIYEQRIELMEAENVHETVEFMRVDVNEQLVGTYIPKGSYAEGWDPVTLQHELFRIYGLALPVEDWAKEEGIADEEILERLNIQTKMLLEEKAKAYPETIYAYAEKRLLMQTLDQLWKDHLLSLDHLRQGINLRAYAQRDPLNEYKQEAFGLFEHMLNHMREVMMSRLSRMQLRMELDESMMRATTPKQKMVESRQDPALAQQQSQNLQRESQFMRTVKPEERVASDPNTWGKVARNEPCPCKSGKKFKHCHGQLA; encoded by the coding sequence ATGCTAGGCACTATCGCCAAAAAACTGTTCGGCAGCGCCAATGAACGATTGGTTCGTTCGCTACAACACGAAGTAGACGCAATCAACGCGCTTGAGCCAGAATTTGCCGCATTAACCGACGACCAGCTTCGCGCTAAGACCGACGAGTTGCGCATGAAAGCTACCAACGGCGTGGGCATCGACAAGCTATTAGTCCCCGCTTTTGCTATCGTGCGAGAGGCATCCAAGCGCACCCTTGGCCTGCGCCACTTCGACGTACAGCTTATCGGCGGCATCGTGCAGCACAAAGGCATGATCTCGGAAATGAAAACCGGTGAAGGTAAAACACTGGTTGCAACCCTTTCGGCTTATTTGAACGCGCTTACGGGCAAGGGCGTGCACATCGTCACCGTGAACGACTACCTCGCTCGACGCGACGCGGAATGGATGGGGAAAATCTTCAACTTCCTAGGCCTTACTGTTGGTGTTATTCACCACGGCTTGGACGATAACGAGCGCCAAGAAGCCTATAACTGCGACATTACCTACGCTACTAACAATGAGCTCGGCTTCGACTATCTGCGCGACAACATGAAATATAGCCGCGAAGAAATGGTGCAGCGTCCTTTCAATTTCGCCATTATCGACGAGGTAGACTCCATTCTGGTCGATGAAGCGCGTACGCCACTCATCATTTCAGGCCCTACGGAAGATAACTCCGAGCTTTATAAGCAAGTAAATCGCTTGATTCCAAAAATCAGCGAAGCAGATTACGACAAAGACGAGAAGTCACGCAGCGTCACACTCAATGACCAAGGCGTTGCCAAAATCGAAGAGCTGCTTGTCGCTGCAAACCTCATGCAAGAAGGCACAAGCCTCTATGACATTGCCAATGTGCAACTGGTGCACCACGTGAATCAGGCGCTCAAGGCGCATGTGCTATTCCGTTTGGATACGGACTACATCGTGAAAGACGATAAAGTTATCATCATCGACGAATTCACTGGCCGCATGATGGAAGGCCGCCGCTATAGCGAAGGTTTGCACCAAGCCCTCGAAGCGAAAGAAGGCGTCAGCATTCAAAACGAGAACCAGACGCTCGCTTCTATCACCTTCCAAAATTACTTCCGCCTTTACCCTAAGCTTGCGGGCATGACCGGCACAGCAATGACCGAAGCCGCAGAGCTTAACGATATTTATCGTCTCGATGTGGTGGAGATTCCTACCAACGTCCCCGTCGCCCGCAAAGATATGGACGACGAAATTTACCGCACAGGCGAAGAACGCGACACGGCAGTGGTTGCCCTCATCAAAGAGTGCCACGCGCGCAAGCAGCCTGTACTCGTTGGCACCGTCAGCATCGAAAAATCGGAAGATTTCAGCAAGCGTCTGAAAAAAGAAAAAATTCCCCATCAGGTGCTGAACGCTCGCTACCACGAGCAAGAAGCCTACATCATTGCCCAAGCAGGTCGCCCTGGTGCTGTCACCATTGCTACCAACATGGCGGGTCGTGGAACGGACATTAAACTCGGCGGCAATGCTGAGCTGCGTATCAAGCAGGAATTAGGCGAAACCCATGACGAAGCGGCCGCACAAAAAATCTATGATGAAGTAGCACGTGATAAGGAAGTTGTTCGCGAGGCGGGTGGCCTATTCGTGATTGCCACTGAGCGCCACGAATCGCGCCGCATTGATAACCAGCTTCGCGGACGCTCAGGTCGTCAAGGTGACCCTGGCGCATCAAAATTCTTCCTGTCACTGCAAGACGATTTGATGCGTATTTTCGGCTCTGAACGCATTGATTCCGTATTGCAAAAACTTGGCCTCAAAGAAGGTGAAGCAATCTTCCACCCATGGATGAATAAAGCTATCGAGCGCGCCCAGACCAAAGTCGAACAGCGCAATTACGAGATGCGCAAGACACTTCTCAAGTTCGATGACGTGATGAACGACCAGCGCAAGGTAATTTACGAGCAGCGCATCGAACTCATGGAAGCAGAGAACGTGCACGAAACCGTCGAATTCATGCGCGTCGATGTCAATGAGCAGCTCGTCGGAACCTACATTCCCAAAGGCTCTTATGCTGAAGGCTGGGATCCCGTGACACTGCAACACGAGCTTTTCCGCATCTATGGCCTCGCACTACCAGTTGAAGACTGGGCGAAGGAAGAAGGCATCGCGGATGAAGAGATACTGGAGCGTTTGAACATCCAGACCAAAATGCTGCTCGAGGAAAAGGCGAAGGCCTATCCAGAGACCATCTATGCCTATGCTGAAAAGCGCTTGCTCATGCAAACCCTCGACCAGCTTTGGAAAGACCACCTCTTGTCGCTTGACCATTTGCGCCAAGGCATCAATTTGCGTGCCTATGCGCAACGTGACCCGCTGAATGAATATAAGCAGGAAGCCTTTGGTTTATTCGAGCATATGCTGAACCACATGCGCGAGGTGATGATGTCACGCCTGTCGCGTATGCAGCTACGTATGGAACTTGACGAGTCGATGATGCGCGCTACCACACCCAAACAAAAAATGGTCGAATCGCGCCAAGACCCAGCATTGGCGCAACAGCAAAGCCAGAACCTGCAGCGCGAGAGCCAATTTATGCGCACAGTGAAGCCAGAAGAGCGCGTTGCCAGCGACCCCAACACATGGGGTAAGGTGGCTCGTAACGAGCCTTGTCCGTGTAAATCTGGCAAGAAGTTCAAGCATTGCCACGGGCAATTGGCGTAG
- a CDS encoding peptidylprolyl isomerase produces MKITIFAALALICTGSAAWADDYVMLKVGNQDITATEVQRTWEGLFPTGSAPAFDTVNESVRQNVLRGIITEKLVMQEALKQNLDKNDAVLKEIKAAKNKIILRHFLDSKTEGMISDDAVKAEYDRLVRAQKEEKEIRARHILVADEKEAKELAEKIDDGESFEKMAKEFSKDPGTAKQGGDLGYFTKDKMVKEFAEEAFDLDVGEVSDPVKSPFGWHLIKVEDKRAVTVPTYNEAKDDIKMRLQEAKLNSYMQQLLKAADVTYFDAKGKQIPFDKDAAELKDNE; encoded by the coding sequence ATGAAAATCACCATATTTGCCGCTCTAGCCCTTATTTGCACTGGTTCCGCCGCTTGGGCGGACGACTACGTTATGCTGAAAGTTGGCAACCAAGACATCACCGCAACCGAGGTTCAGCGCACCTGGGAAGGGCTATTCCCCACAGGTTCTGCCCCTGCGTTTGATACGGTTAATGAGTCGGTTCGCCAGAATGTCCTGCGCGGCATCATCACCGAAAAACTGGTAATGCAAGAGGCGCTTAAACAGAATTTAGATAAGAACGATGCTGTCCTAAAAGAAATCAAGGCCGCTAAAAATAAAATTATTCTGCGCCATTTCTTAGACTCCAAAACCGAAGGCATGATTAGCGATGACGCGGTAAAAGCGGAATATGACCGCTTGGTGCGTGCCCAAAAAGAGGAGAAGGAAATCCGCGCGCGGCACATTCTGGTAGCCGATGAAAAAGAGGCGAAAGAACTAGCTGAGAAAATTGATGACGGCGAGTCGTTCGAGAAAATGGCAAAGGAATTCTCAAAAGATCCAGGCACTGCCAAGCAAGGTGGTGATTTGGGTTATTTCACTAAAGATAAGATGGTCAAAGAGTTCGCTGAAGAGGCATTTGATCTTGATGTTGGTGAGGTCTCAGATCCTGTGAAGTCACCGTTTGGCTGGCATCTCATCAAGGTTGAGGATAAGCGCGCCGTGACGGTTCCAACCTATAATGAAGCTAAAGATGATATTAAAATGCGCTTGCAGGAAGCGAAGCTCAATAGCTACATGCAGCAGCTTCTTAAAGCGGCAGATGTGACCTATTTCGATGCAAAGGGTAAGCAAATCCCCTTCGATAAAGACGCGGCGGAACTTAAAGATAATGAGTAA
- the argJ gene encoding bifunctional glutamate N-acetyltransferase/amino-acid acetyltransferase ArgJ, whose translation MSKYPKSPLAPESLPNMPPVAGVRMVTAQAGIKYAGRTDLLLMAFDEGTVAAGVYTKSLAPSAPVDWCRQQLPKHTARALLVNSGNANAFTGKRGAASVQASADALVKTLSVKPHEIYLASTGVIGEPLPHEKIEAALPNMPQGLKNDGWHEAAAAIMTTDTFPKAATRSVKLSGGTVTINGIAKGSGMIAPDMATMLAFVATDAKIDAKMLQQMLQQSCTKSFNSITVDGDTSTSDTLMLFATGKGAKLAKGDEALFLAALTDLMVELAKLVAMDGEGAQKLITVKVAGATSDESAKRIALSIANSPLVKTAIAGEDANWGRVVMAVGKSGEKVDRDLLSVSIGGVTIASKGERVEKYDESPVTAHMKTRDIHIEADIGLGKGSWTVWSCDLTHGYISINADYRS comes from the coding sequence ATGAGTAAATATCCTAAATCTCCTTTAGCGCCAGAATCCTTGCCGAACATGCCGCCTGTTGCAGGCGTGCGTATGGTGACGGCGCAAGCTGGTATTAAGTATGCTGGGCGTACCGACCTTTTGCTCATGGCGTTTGACGAAGGCACGGTTGCAGCAGGCGTCTATACCAAGTCGCTTGCGCCTTCGGCCCCCGTGGATTGGTGTAGGCAGCAATTACCCAAACATACGGCTCGCGCACTGCTTGTGAATTCGGGGAACGCCAATGCATTTACGGGTAAGCGTGGTGCAGCCTCCGTTCAAGCAAGTGCGGATGCATTGGTCAAAACGCTCAGCGTTAAGCCACATGAGATTTATTTGGCATCAACGGGGGTGATTGGTGAGCCATTGCCCCATGAGAAGATTGAGGCAGCCTTGCCAAATATGCCTCAAGGTTTGAAAAATGATGGGTGGCACGAAGCAGCCGCAGCTATCATGACAACAGATACATTTCCCAAAGCGGCAACGCGTAGTGTAAAACTGTCAGGTGGCACGGTTACCATTAATGGTATTGCCAAAGGCTCGGGTATGATTGCGCCAGACATGGCGACGATGCTGGCATTTGTAGCGACTGACGCGAAAATTGACGCAAAAATGCTGCAACAAATGCTGCAGCAAAGCTGCACAAAAAGTTTCAACTCCATCACAGTGGATGGTGATACGTCAACCAGCGACACGCTGATGCTTTTTGCAACGGGCAAGGGCGCGAAATTAGCAAAAGGCGACGAAGCGCTATTTTTAGCAGCGCTGACCGATTTGATGGTAGAGCTTGCTAAGCTCGTAGCGATGGATGGTGAGGGTGCGCAAAAGCTCATTACGGTGAAGGTGGCGGGCGCAACCTCAGACGAATCGGCGAAGCGTATTGCACTTTCAATTGCTAATTCGCCGCTCGTTAAAACTGCTATTGCAGGCGAGGATGCTAATTGGGGCCGCGTGGTCATGGCGGTTGGAAAAAGCGGTGAAAAAGTGGATCGCGATCTTCTGTCTGTTTCCATTGGCGGTGTGACGATCGCAAGCAAGGGCGAGCGCGTTGAGAAATATGATGAGTCGCCTGTGACTGCCCACATGAAAACGCGCGATATTCATATCGAGGCAGATATCGGGTTGGGTAAGGGTAGTTGGACAGTGTGGAGCTGCGACCTCACACACGGCTACATCTCCATCAATGCGGATTACCGTTCGTGA
- a CDS encoding (deoxy)nucleoside triphosphate pyrophosphohydrolase — MKTVTVVAIAMVDADGRVLLAQRPEGKSMAGMWEFPGGKLEIGETPEAAIRREIKEELNVELCAHCFAPLTFVSHAYADFHLIMLLYIAHKWEGIPTPTEGQTLTWKRPRDMREMPMPPADVPFVSALEDYLASSQSA; from the coding sequence GTGAAGACTGTCACCGTAGTTGCGATTGCCATGGTAGATGCCGATGGACGCGTATTATTAGCCCAGCGCCCCGAAGGTAAATCCATGGCGGGCATGTGGGAATTTCCGGGTGGGAAATTGGAAATTGGCGAAACGCCGGAAGCTGCCATACGCCGCGAAATCAAAGAGGAATTGAATGTTGAGCTTTGCGCACATTGCTTTGCGCCGTTGACATTCGTGAGCCATGCCTATGCGGATTTCCATCTCATCATGCTGCTTTATATTGCGCATAAGTGGGAGGGGATTCCGACCCCAACGGAAGGGCAAACACTGACATGGAAACGCCCACGTGACATGCGCGAAATGCCTATGCCCCCAGCAGACGTTCCGTTCGTGTCGGCCCTTGAGGACTATTTGGCTTCCAGCCAGTCAGCGTAA
- a CDS encoding methyltransferase domain-containing protein, giving the protein MQPEIFDTELVQKHYARAASGFKHYDVLWKEMVARINERLDEITRPFPSTLLLSPIPADVPHSYFYNNAEIINAADESLDAILSINSLHWVNDVVGALIQMRNALKPDGLLLATFPGGETLKELRASLAHAETELTGGMSPRIAPFIDVRDGGNVLQRAGFVEPVADTETITLTYANIFELMHDLRGMGQTNPLRGRRSSFTPMELFILAEEYYREHFTDNEGRLKMTVDLITLTGWKPNSPQGPTRTERLLGA; this is encoded by the coding sequence ATGCAACCAGAGATTTTTGATACAGAACTAGTGCAAAAACACTATGCGCGCGCCGCAAGTGGCTTCAAGCATTACGACGTGCTCTGGAAAGAAATGGTGGCACGAATCAATGAGCGCTTAGACGAAATCACGCGCCCATTCCCAAGCACCTTATTGCTAAGCCCCATCCCTGCGGATGTACCGCACAGCTATTTCTACAACAACGCCGAGATCATTAATGCCGCCGACGAGTCGCTGGATGCTATTCTTAGCATCAATAGCCTGCATTGGGTGAATGACGTGGTCGGCGCACTCATTCAAATGCGCAACGCGCTGAAGCCCGACGGATTACTGCTCGCCACATTCCCTGGCGGTGAAACCCTCAAAGAATTACGCGCTTCCCTCGCTCATGCCGAAACTGAACTGACTGGCGGCATGTCGCCACGCATTGCCCCCTTCATAGACGTGCGTGACGGCGGCAATGTGCTGCAGCGTGCTGGATTTGTCGAACCCGTGGCCGATACCGAAACCATCACCCTCACCTATGCGAATATCTTTGAATTGATGCATGATTTGCGCGGCATGGGGCAAACCAACCCACTGCGTGGACGCCGTTCGTCATTTACCCCGATGGAACTATTCATACTCGCCGAAGAATATTACCGCGAGCACTTCACAGATAATGAGGGTCGCCTGAAGATGACAGTGGATTTAATTACGCTGACTGGCTGGAAGCCAAATAGTCCTCAAGGGCCGACACGAACGGAACGTCTGCTGGGGGCATAG
- a CDS encoding ComF family protein codes for MASISAIRFPVMALSQWALDKLYPPLCPSCHVEVAAQGHLCGACFQDIHMIAAPLCAQCGVPFAVDMGADALCPDCLDRAASYRTARSALVYGEVVGTLIKQLKYHDQMQGLTRFAQWMAQVAPEEVDVIIPVPLHWRRLLTRTYNQAAWLAYGLSHETGVACAPHFLKRVRHMLPQARMTRAERQRNMKRAFLVPNRYKSDVEGKRILLVDDVMTTGSTIEACADALKIAGAAEVHAVALARAVRNL; via the coding sequence ATGGCCAGCATCAGTGCAATACGTTTTCCAGTGATGGCACTCAGTCAGTGGGCGCTGGATAAGCTTTACCCCCCTTTATGTCCGAGCTGTCACGTTGAAGTGGCTGCGCAGGGGCATTTATGCGGCGCATGCTTCCAAGATATTCATATGATTGCTGCGCCATTATGCGCGCAATGCGGTGTGCCCTTTGCAGTGGATATGGGCGCTGATGCCCTTTGTCCCGATTGTCTAGACCGTGCTGCCAGCTACCGCACGGCACGCTCGGCGCTCGTGTATGGTGAGGTGGTGGGAACGCTGATTAAGCAGCTTAAATACCATGACCAGATGCAGGGGCTGACACGTTTCGCGCAATGGATGGCACAGGTGGCGCCCGAAGAGGTGGATGTCATTATTCCAGTGCCGCTTCATTGGCGCCGCTTATTGACGCGCACCTACAATCAGGCGGCATGGTTGGCCTATGGATTAAGCCACGAAACAGGTGTTGCTTGTGCGCCGCATTTTCTTAAGCGTGTGCGCCATATGTTGCCACAAGCGCGTATGACTCGCGCTGAGCGTCAGCGAAATATGAAGCGTGCGTTTCTGGTGCCAAACAGGTATAAGAGTGATGTCGAAGGTAAACGCATTCTGCTGGTGGATGATGTGATGACTACAGGTTCCACGATTGAGGCGTGTGCTGACGCTTTGAAAATAGCAGGTGCTGCTGAGGTACATGCAGTTGCACTTGCCCGTGCAGTGAGGAATTTATGA
- a CDS encoding carbon-nitrogen hydrolase family protein yields the protein MSYIAACIQMTSGDDVAANIAQLEPLMQDAIAKGAQFIALPENVFYMRREGTAGGGIYKTNDHPGVQWVQKIAAQHNVWVLIGSIRAEASAESKPMNRSVLVGPQGVSAIYDKVHLFDVTLPDGSHYRESAQAGYGTLPVLARTPLGSIGLSICYDLRFPHSYRELALAGAEILVVPSAFTRPTGEAHWHALLRARAIENGAFVIAPAQCGEHPGGRTTYGHSLIIDPWGSILAEAGDEQAVITATIDLEKVGEVRKQLPVLQHHKDIRSVKIV from the coding sequence ATGAGTTATATTGCAGCCTGTATTCAAATGACCAGTGGTGACGATGTTGCTGCAAATATTGCGCAACTCGAGCCGCTCATGCAGGATGCTATCGCTAAAGGCGCACAGTTTATTGCTCTTCCAGAAAATGTGTTCTACATGCGCCGCGAAGGCACTGCGGGTGGCGGAATATACAAAACAAATGACCACCCTGGTGTGCAATGGGTGCAAAAAATTGCTGCGCAACATAATGTGTGGGTTTTGATTGGCTCGATACGTGCGGAAGCCTCGGCTGAGTCGAAGCCTATGAATCGCTCTGTGCTGGTCGGGCCGCAGGGTGTCAGTGCCATTTATGATAAAGTGCATTTGTTTGATGTTACCTTGCCCGATGGCTCGCATTATCGCGAATCAGCACAGGCAGGCTATGGCACGCTACCCGTGTTAGCACGTACACCGCTTGGAAGTATTGGGTTGAGTATTTGCTATGACTTACGCTTCCCACATTCCTATCGCGAATTGGCGTTGGCGGGTGCAGAGATTCTGGTGGTCCCGTCTGCATTTACGCGTCCAACGGGTGAGGCGCATTGGCACGCATTGCTGCGTGCTCGTGCGATTGAGAACGGTGCGTTTGTGATTGCGCCCGCACAATGCGGTGAACACCCTGGTGGCCGCACGACCTATGGTCATTCGCTTATCATTGATCCGTGGGGTAGTATTCTGGCAGAGGCGGGTGATGAGCAGGCTGTTATCACTGCGACGATTGATCTGGAAAAGGTTGGAGAAGTGCGCAAGCAATTACCCGTCTTGCAGCATCATAAAGATATCAGAAGTGTGAAGATCGTTTAG
- the ubiG gene encoding bifunctional 2-polyprenyl-6-hydroxyphenol methylase/3-demethylubiquinol 3-O-methyltransferase UbiG, whose product MIEAARKTSIDPQEVEQFSRIADEWWDKNGKFKPLHRINPLRISYIKQQIERHFAKPMHELSLADIGCGGGLISEPMAECGLKVTGVDASEKNIKVASLHAEKSALTIRYLATSAEELAAKGESFDIVLALEIIEHVADLDVFYNALSALVKPNGMLILSTINRTAKSYAMAIIGAEYVMRWLPKGTHDWAKFVKPSEMARALTTRGMQIHESVGMNFNPLEWKFSINNKDLDVNYLMVATKP is encoded by the coding sequence ATGATTGAAGCCGCCCGCAAAACGAGCATAGACCCTCAAGAAGTCGAGCAATTCTCCCGCATTGCGGACGAATGGTGGGATAAAAACGGCAAATTTAAACCGCTACATCGTATCAATCCGTTGCGCATTTCCTACATAAAGCAACAGATAGAGCGGCACTTTGCAAAACCCATGCACGAGCTTTCCCTCGCCGACATTGGCTGCGGCGGCGGTCTTATCAGCGAACCCATGGCAGAATGTGGGCTGAAGGTTACAGGCGTTGATGCGTCCGAGAAAAATATTAAGGTAGCTTCTTTGCACGCAGAAAAGTCGGCACTCACAATCCGCTATCTTGCAACTTCTGCAGAAGAACTGGCCGCTAAAGGTGAATCATTTGATATCGTTCTCGCCTTGGAAATCATTGAACATGTCGCTGACCTTGATGTATTCTACAACGCACTGAGCGCGCTGGTGAAACCAAACGGCATGCTGATTTTATCGACGATTAATCGCACCGCAAAATCCTACGCGATGGCGATTATTGGCGCCGAATACGTCATGCGCTGGCTACCTAAAGGGACGCATGATTGGGCCAAATTCGTGAAACCTTCTGAAATGGCACGCGCGCTCACCACTCGAGGGATGCAGATTCACGAATCTGTTGGTATGAATTTTAACCCATTAGAATGGAAATTCTCTATAAATAACAAAGATTTAGATGTGAATTATCTGATGGTTGCCACTAAGCCATAA
- a CDS encoding methyltransferase domain-containing protein — protein MKPSANTQITAMMDAARDMFVVRPQRMIAQWRGKLNDLSGTNYEMGNAFAAQGAMRDAAMRFRIAVKIDPNFTQAWYNLGVALMQLGDKEKAADAFQQAVLLDDRHEEAAYLLAAMNPALLPRDRWPTRMPRLIVEKFFAASAAYYAEMETQNRYNGPALCEQKSLQHLAKKTELQILDLGCGTGLASRPWRSKASRIVGVDMVEAMVAQARAATFENKNLFEEVIAADLHATQSIAVAPASVDLVLLCNVAQFVGDLNHVLRAASGWLKADGIVTLTVEPAMAGSAYGVNPATGKFGHSAAYLQDVAKAAGLSVVLQERVNLYPDVVAGLVVMRKQA, from the coding sequence ATGAAGCCTTCTGCCAATACGCAAATCACCGCCATGATGGATGCCGCTCGTGATATGTTTGTCGTACGCCCGCAGCGTATGATTGCACAGTGGCGCGGAAAGCTGAATGATTTAAGCGGCACAAATTACGAAATGGGCAATGCGTTTGCGGCACAAGGCGCGATGCGCGATGCGGCGATGCGTTTTCGTATCGCAGTGAAAATCGACCCGAATTTTACACAAGCATGGTATAATCTTGGCGTCGCGTTGATGCAGCTTGGCGATAAGGAAAAAGCAGCCGATGCATTTCAGCAAGCTGTACTGCTTGATGACCGCCACGAAGAGGCTGCCTATTTACTGGCGGCGATGAACCCTGCGCTGCTGCCGCGCGATAGATGGCCAACGCGTATGCCACGACTCATTGTCGAGAAATTCTTTGCAGCGAGTGCGGCTTACTATGCGGAGATGGAAACGCAAAATCGCTATAATGGGCCCGCATTGTGCGAACAAAAATCATTGCAGCATCTCGCCAAAAAAACCGAATTGCAGATTCTCGATTTAGGCTGTGGCACTGGGCTTGCCTCGCGCCCATGGCGCAGCAAAGCAAGCCGCATCGTTGGTGTAGATATGGTGGAGGCCATGGTAGCACAAGCGCGTGCAGCAACGTTCGAAAATAAGAACCTGTTTGAAGAAGTGATTGCTGCGGATCTTCACGCAACACAATCGATTGCCGTTGCGCCTGCAAGTGTCGATCTTGTTCTGCTTTGCAATGTTGCACAGTTTGTGGGTGACCTAAATCATGTGTTACGTGCGGCTTCTGGTTGGCTGAAGGCCGATGGTATCGTCACGCTAACAGTGGAACCTGCCATGGCAGGTTCGGCTTATGGCGTAAATCCTGCGACGGGTAAGTTTGGTCATAGCGCTGCCTATCTGCAAGATGTGGCGAAGGCGGCTGGTTTGAGTGTTGTGTTGCAAGAGCGCGTGAATCTCTATCCCGATGTTGTAGCAGGCTTAGTGGTGATGAGGAAGCAGGCATGA
- the rimI gene encoding ribosomal protein S18-alanine N-acetyltransferase, whose product MTYRIHAVGKAHAKVLAELHTKCFPKGWSHLEFESFFERNGVFAAIAYESGGKAVGFVLCWLIEDQCDLLSMGVLPDYRRDGVGIMLLDYATHSARDMGGKYMVLEVNVNNEAAQTLYEAQGYEKFSIRKEYYSHPDGTRADAVCMRKAL is encoded by the coding sequence ATGACCTACCGTATTCATGCCGTTGGCAAGGCGCATGCGAAAGTGCTGGCCGAACTCCACACCAAGTGCTTCCCCAAAGGATGGAGCCACCTTGAGTTTGAAAGCTTCTTCGAGCGCAATGGCGTTTTCGCGGCAATCGCTTACGAGTCGGGCGGCAAAGCGGTTGGCTTTGTACTGTGCTGGCTGATTGAGGATCAATGCGATTTACTGTCAATGGGCGTGTTGCCTGATTATCGCCGTGACGGGGTTGGCATCATGCTGCTCGACTACGCAACGCACAGTGCGCGTGACATGGGTGGCAAATATATGGTGCTTGAAGTGAACGTAAATAATGAAGCCGCTCAGACGCTCTATGAGGCGCAGGGTTACGAGAAATTCAGCATCCGTAAAGAATATTACTCGCACCCTGATGGCACCCGTGCCGATGCGGTGTGTATGCGTAAAGCGCTCTAG